The Sulfuricystis thermophila genome segment TGGGGTGCGGCTCGGCGCCAAACACCGTGATGTCGTAGAGATCGGGGGCGAGCTTCAAGAGCTCCTCGAGGGTACGGCAGCCAGCCATGCCGTTGCCGACCATCACCAGTTTCTGTTTCTTCATTTCTTTCTCCGTCAGGCCGCCAGCGGGTGGGACTGCTTGGCGTAGAGAAACTCGATCACCGCCGAGCGGTATTCCATGTACTTCGGGTCGTGGGCGAGGCTCAGGCGCTCGCGCGGGCGCGGCAGGTCGACCCTCAGGATTTCGCCGATGGTCGCGGCCGGGCCGTTGGTCATCATCACGATGCGATCGGAGAGCAACACCGCCTCATCGACGTCGTGGGTGACCATCACCACCGTGGCCTTGGTCGCGTCGCAGATCTTCATCAGCTCGTCTTGTAGCCGGGCGCGGGTGAGGGCGTCGAGCGCGCCGAAGGGTTCGTCCATCAAGAGCACCTTCGGCTCCATCGCCAGGGCTCTTGCGATCCCCACGCGCTGCTTCATGCCGCCGGAAATCTCGCCCGGATACTTGTGCAGGGCGTGGCCGAGGCCGACCATTTCGAGCATTTTCGTCGTGCGTTCTTTGAGGCGTGCCTTCGGCTCGTTGGCGGCGAAGACACGCTCGACGGCGAGATAGACATTCTCGAAGCAGGTGAGCCAGGGCAGCAGGCTATGGTTTTGGAACACCACCGCGCGTTCCGGGCCGGGGCCGGCGATTTCGCGGTTGGCGCAGAGTATCGCGCCGGCGGTCGGCTTGGTCAGACCGGCGATCAGGTTGAGCAGCGTGGATTTACCGCAGCCCGAGTGGCCGATCAGGGAGACGAACTCGCCCTGCCGGATGTTGAGGTCGATGTCGCGCAGGGCGACGAACTTGCCCTTCTGGGTGTCGAAGGACATGCCGACTTTTTCAACTTGCACGAACTTTTCCATTTCAGCTCTCCGTGTGCAGACGCTTGGCCAGCAGCAGCAAGGTTTGTTCGAGGATCAGGCCGACGATGCCGATGACGAAGATGGCGATGATGATGTGCTCGACCTTGAGGTTGTTCCACTCGTCCCACACCCAGAAGCCGATGCCGACGCCGCCAGTGAGCATCTCGGCCGCGACGATCACCAGCCAGGCCGTGCCGATCGACAGCCGGATGCCGGTCAGCATGTAGGGCAGCACGCTGGGGAACAAGATCTTGGTGACGATCTTCCACTCGGACAGGTTGAGCACGCGCGCCACGTTGAGGTAGTCCTGCGGCACGCGCACCACGCCCTGGGCGGTGTTCATGATCATCGGCCAGATGGAGCAGATGAAAATCGTCCAGGTCGCGGCCGGGTCGGCCTTCTTGAACACCAGCAGGCCGATCGGCAGCCAGGCGAGCGGCGAGACGGGCCGCAGCAGGCTGATGATCGGGTTTGCCATGCTCGAGAGCGTGGCGAAACGCCCGAGCAGGAAGCCGACCGGGATGCCCACCAGTGCCGCGAAGCCGAAGCCGACGGCGACGCGCTGCAGCGAGGAAAGGATGTTCCAGCCAATGCCCTGGTCGT includes the following:
- a CDS encoding ABC transporter ATP-binding protein, whose product is MEKFVQVEKVGMSFDTQKGKFVALRDIDLNIRQGEFVSLIGHSGCGKSTLLNLIAGLTKPTAGAILCANREIAGPGPERAVVFQNHSLLPWLTCFENVYLAVERVFAANEPKARLKERTTKMLEMVGLGHALHKYPGEISGGMKQRVGIARALAMEPKVLLMDEPFGALDALTRARLQDELMKICDATKATVVMVTHDVDEAVLLSDRIVMMTNGPAATIGEILRVDLPRPRERLSLAHDPKYMEYRSAVIEFLYAKQSHPLAA
- the ntrB gene encoding nitrate ABC transporter permease, whose translation is MTAMTIHAMKVGASATAQPASFPSGTAKLSVPPPPPPSQLVGPSTTEQNSAAMRAFFAAILPPVMGLVLLLAIWQLATMNGGSIPTPGQTWEAATKLFADPFYRNGPNDQGIGWNILSSLQRVAVGFGFAALVGIPVGFLLGRFATLSSMANPIISLLRPVSPLAWLPIGLLVFKKADPAATWTIFICSIWPMIMNTAQGVVRVPQDYLNVARVLNLSEWKIVTKILFPSVLPYMLTGIRLSIGTAWLVIVAAEMLTGGVGIGFWVWDEWNNLKVEHIIIAIFVIGIVGLILEQTLLLLAKRLHTES